Proteins encoded in a region of the Candidatus Sulfotelmatobacter sp. genome:
- a CDS encoding SpoIIE family protein phosphatase produces the protein MPRDEAEPASDELLHILTAHGQRNAEAFRAASNLNELLKAATRQIRRVVDAERVRIWVARRGGMRLETREFGPGDAPPIHIRIQRGEGLAGWCLEQGQPLRLGAGDARPTLRGVVPEFRTALVVPLFRRGEAFGVIECLDKRGGEDFVVADLERLDVASEQVAFALDNALLFEETERRALEKDVLLEVSRTLSAPLDLDEVFEAIFRGLREVVSFDGAAIYLVNKTTQALEPVAAIGYPQGSEEAFRLQVGQGIVGWVAKTGEPVIVPDVKRDRRYIAARPQTRSELAAPLILQGRTLGVFNLERDLEDAYHDGHLELLMAFASQAAVAIERARLTRELLERRRLEKELAIAREIQLSFLPSASPVLQGYDLAGATRPHDQVGGDYYDFIQVSDSRLGLAIADVSGKGIPAALLMAGFRMSLLAEIRNEFAIRAVMRKVNTLLHESTERDRFVTSFYGVLDFRNHVLIFSNAGHDPPILMRADGTTELLVEGGVALGVLPDARYDERPVALRPGDVLVMYTDGISEAESASGEQFGTRRLEDVVRAHADRSAAQILEQIEKAVVDWAGERGPSDDLTLVVLKARPAPEASPAAAPSRP, from the coding sequence ATGCCGCGCGACGAGGCCGAGCCCGCCTCCGACGAACTGCTGCACATCCTGACCGCCCACGGTCAGCGGAACGCGGAAGCGTTTCGCGCCGCGAGCAACCTCAACGAGCTGTTGAAGGCCGCGACCCGGCAGATCCGGCGGGTGGTGGACGCGGAACGGGTGCGGATCTGGGTGGCGCGCCGGGGGGGCATGCGGCTCGAGACCCGCGAGTTCGGCCCGGGCGACGCGCCGCCGATCCACATCCGCATCCAGCGAGGCGAAGGGCTGGCGGGCTGGTGCCTCGAGCAGGGACAGCCCCTGAGGCTCGGCGCCGGCGACGCGCGCCCGACGTTGCGCGGCGTGGTGCCGGAGTTCCGCACCGCGCTGGTGGTGCCACTCTTTCGCCGCGGCGAGGCGTTCGGCGTGATCGAATGCCTCGACAAGCGCGGCGGCGAGGACTTCGTCGTCGCCGATCTCGAGCGGCTCGACGTCGCCAGCGAGCAGGTGGCGTTCGCCCTCGACAACGCGCTGCTGTTCGAAGAGACCGAGCGCCGCGCGCTCGAGAAAGACGTGCTGCTGGAAGTCTCGCGCACGCTCTCGGCGCCGCTCGACCTCGACGAGGTGTTCGAGGCGATCTTCCGGGGCCTGCGCGAGGTGGTCTCGTTCGACGGGGCGGCCATCTATCTGGTCAACAAGACCACGCAGGCGCTCGAGCCGGTGGCCGCCATCGGATATCCGCAGGGCTCCGAAGAGGCGTTTCGACTGCAGGTCGGCCAGGGCATCGTCGGCTGGGTGGCGAAGACCGGGGAGCCGGTGATCGTGCCCGACGTGAAGCGCGACCGTCGTTACATCGCCGCTCGGCCCCAGACGCGCAGCGAGCTGGCGGCGCCGCTCATCCTCCAGGGGCGCACGCTGGGCGTCTTCAATCTCGAGCGCGATCTCGAGGATGCCTATCACGATGGACATCTCGAGTTGCTGATGGCGTTCGCGTCGCAGGCGGCGGTGGCGATCGAGCGCGCGCGCCTGACGCGCGAGCTGCTCGAGCGCCGTCGGCTCGAGAAGGAGCTGGCGATCGCGCGCGAGATCCAGCTCTCGTTCCTGCCGTCCGCCTCGCCGGTGCTCCAGGGCTACGACCTGGCGGGGGCGACGCGCCCGCACGACCAGGTGGGCGGCGACTACTACGATTTCATTCAGGTGTCGGATTCACGCCTCGGCCTCGCGATCGCCGACGTGTCGGGCAAGGGGATTCCCGCCGCGCTGCTGATGGCCGGCTTCCGCATGAGCCTGCTCGCCGAAATCCGCAACGAATTCGCGATCCGGGCGGTGATGCGCAAGGTCAACACCCTGCTCCACGAGAGCACCGAACGCGACCGATTCGTCACCTCGTTCTATGGCGTCCTCGATTTCCGGAACCACGTGCTGATCTTCTCCAATGCCGGTCACGATCCGCCCATCCTGATGCGCGCCGACGGCACCACCGAGCTGCTGGTCGAGGGCGGAGTGGCCCTGGGCGTGCTGCCCGACGCTCGCTACGACGAGCGTCCGGTCGCGCTGCGTCCCGGCGACGTGCTGGTGATGTACACCGACGGAATCTCGGAAGCCGAATCCGCCAGCGGCGAGCAGTTCGGCACCCGGCGCCTCGAGGACGTGGTGCGCGCGCACGCCGATCGCTCCGCCGCGCAGATCCTGGAGCAGATCGAGAAGGCGGTGGTGGACTGGGCGGGCGAGCGCGGTCCGAGCGACGACCTCACGCTGGTGGTGCTGAAGGCGCGCCCGGCGCCCGAGGCGAGTCCGGCGGCGGCTCCATCGCGCCCGTGA
- a CDS encoding segregation/condensation protein A, translating into MNESNSEAPAPRNTVTVKLARFEGPLDLLLHLIKRDEIDIYDIPISHITQQYLAYIELMRALDLDVAGEFLVMAATLMRIKAKMLLPLPAMGEEEEEGDPREELVQRLVEYRQYKEAATTLKSREEERRLLFERGMVPGDDEMGPLPLAPASLFDLLDALNRVMSRVPEPVVYEVQGEIYDVEEKMSLIASLVAERGQLSFTELLLRCRVRAEMIVTFMALLELIKLGQVRVVQAENFADITLLSRAEEGSETHATVEPAGGN; encoded by the coding sequence ATGAACGAGTCGAACTCCGAAGCTCCCGCGCCCCGCAATACCGTGACCGTCAAGCTCGCCCGGTTCGAGGGGCCGCTCGATCTGCTGCTGCATCTCATCAAACGTGACGAGATCGACATCTACGACATTCCGATCTCGCACATCACGCAGCAATACCTGGCCTACATCGAGCTGATGCGCGCGCTCGATCTCGACGTGGCCGGCGAGTTCCTGGTGATGGCGGCGACGCTGATGCGCATCAAGGCCAAGATGCTGCTGCCTCTGCCGGCGATGGGCGAGGAGGAAGAGGAAGGGGATCCGCGCGAGGAGCTGGTGCAGCGGCTGGTCGAGTACCGCCAGTACAAGGAGGCCGCCACCACCCTCAAGTCGCGCGAGGAGGAGCGGCGGCTCCTGTTCGAGCGGGGCATGGTGCCCGGCGACGACGAGATGGGGCCGCTGCCGCTGGCGCCGGCGTCGCTGTTCGACCTGCTCGATGCCTTGAACCGCGTGATGTCGCGCGTCCCCGAGCCGGTGGTGTACGAGGTCCAGGGCGAGATCTACGACGTCGAGGAGAAGATGTCGCTGATCGCGAGCCTGGTGGCCGAGCGCGGTCAGCTCTCGTTCACCGAGCTGCTGCTGCGCTGCCGGGTGCGCGCCGAGATGATCGTCACCTTCATGGCCCTGCTGGAACTCATCAAGCTCGGGCAGGTGCGTGTGGTGCAGGCCGAGAACTTCGCCGACATCACGCTGCTGTCCCGGGCCGAGGAAGGAAGTGAGACCCATGCCACCGTCGAACCTGCTGGCGGCAACTGA
- a CDS encoding site-2 protease family protein: MHFDPQLLLLLPVLVFSVVVHECAHGLVALWCGDTTARDRGRLTLMPFAHLDPVGSLLLPGLLVLVRAPFVFGWAKPVPVDHSRLRDLRNDPVKVALAGPASNFLLALLFAGLVRVAPEPASAGRSAWAAWASPLATIGLAGVLWNVTIGLFNLIPIPPLDGSWVLMRFLRLRQILLLQQFRLLGILLILVALSSPQVSEVVLRRPVLAISKALLELWGVPARELTL; the protein is encoded by the coding sequence TTGCATTTCGATCCGCAGCTGCTCTTGCTGCTGCCCGTCCTGGTATTCAGCGTCGTGGTGCACGAATGCGCCCACGGGCTGGTGGCTCTGTGGTGCGGTGACACGACCGCGCGAGATCGGGGCCGCCTGACACTCATGCCGTTCGCCCACCTCGATCCGGTGGGATCGCTCCTGCTTCCCGGCCTGCTGGTGCTGGTGCGGGCGCCGTTCGTGTTCGGCTGGGCGAAGCCGGTTCCGGTGGACCACAGCCGGCTGCGCGATCTGCGCAACGATCCGGTCAAGGTGGCGCTGGCGGGGCCGGCCTCCAACTTTCTGCTGGCCTTGCTGTTCGCCGGTCTGGTTCGCGTGGCGCCAGAACCGGCTTCCGCCGGCCGCTCGGCCTGGGCGGCGTGGGCCTCGCCGCTGGCGACGATCGGGCTGGCGGGGGTCCTCTGGAACGTCACGATCGGGCTCTTCAACCTGATTCCGATTCCGCCTCTCGACGGTTCGTGGGTGCTGATGCGATTCCTGAGACTCCGGCAGATCCTGCTGCTCCAGCAGTTCCGCCTCCTCGGCATCCTGTTGATCCTGGTGGCGCTCTCGTCGCCGCAAGTGTCGGAGGTCGTGCTGCGCAGGCCGGTGCTCGCCATCTCGAAGGCTCTGCTCGAGCTGTGGGGCGTCCCGGCGAGGGAGCTGACGCTGTGA
- the trpS gene encoding tryptophan--tRNA ligase — protein MSRGRILSGMRPTGRLHLGNFVGALENWVRLQDEGWENFHMVADWHMLTTGYEDTSRLQSDIHEMVVDWLAAGIDPKRSVIFVQSAVKEHAELHLLFSMLVSKARLERIPTLKEQIRDLHLDEQTISYGHLGYSVLQAADILLYRATHVPVGEDQVPHVELTREIARRFNFVYCRDRDPVFPEPEPQLTAFPRLRGLDGQRMSKSVGNTILLADSPDAIAARVKQAYTDPKKIRANDPGRPEADPADGHPGCVVWEYHRKFNAANAQDIARRCRAGELACVPDKRDLSGILSAALAPIRERRAKYEADPDLVREIIADGNARAHRVAAETMSKVREAMKLSAPVGERTR, from the coding sequence GTGAGCCGCGGCCGGATCCTTTCAGGCATGCGGCCCACCGGACGACTGCATCTCGGCAATTTTGTCGGAGCGCTCGAGAACTGGGTGCGCCTGCAGGACGAGGGCTGGGAAAACTTCCACATGGTGGCCGACTGGCACATGCTCACCACCGGCTACGAAGACACCTCGCGGCTTCAGTCCGACATCCACGAGATGGTGGTGGACTGGCTCGCGGCCGGGATCGATCCCAAACGAAGCGTGATCTTCGTTCAATCGGCGGTGAAGGAGCATGCCGAGCTGCATCTGCTGTTCTCGATGCTGGTGAGCAAGGCGCGACTCGAGCGGATTCCCACGCTGAAGGAGCAGATTCGCGACCTGCATCTCGACGAACAGACGATTTCGTACGGACACCTCGGCTATTCGGTGCTGCAGGCCGCCGATATCCTCCTCTACCGCGCCACCCACGTGCCGGTGGGCGAGGACCAGGTGCCGCACGTCGAGCTGACTCGCGAGATCGCGCGGCGCTTCAACTTCGTGTACTGCCGCGATCGCGATCCGGTGTTTCCCGAACCCGAGCCGCAGCTCACGGCGTTTCCACGCCTGCGCGGGCTGGACGGGCAGCGCATGAGCAAGTCGGTGGGCAACACCATCCTGCTCGCCGACTCCCCGGACGCGATCGCCGCCCGGGTGAAGCAGGCCTACACCGATCCGAAGAAGATCCGCGCCAACGACCCGGGCCGCCCCGAAGCCGATCCCGCCGACGGCCATCCGGGCTGCGTGGTGTGGGAGTACCATCGCAAGTTCAACGCCGCGAACGCGCAGGACATCGCGCGGCGTTGCCGGGCGGGCGAGCTGGCGTGCGTGCCCGACAAGCGGGACCTGAGCGGGATCCTGAGCGCCGCGCTCGCGCCGATTCGCGAGCGCCGCGCGAAGTACGAAGCCGACCCGGACCTGGTGCGCGAGATCATCGCCGACGGCAATGCGCGCGCGCATCGGGTCGCGGCCGAGACCATGTCGAAGGTGCGCGAGGCAATGAAGCTGAGCGCCCCGGTGGGAGAGCGGACCCGATGA
- the scpB gene encoding SMC-Scp complex subunit ScpB: protein MPPSNLLAATEALLFSSDQPLPLSLLCESLEAAPEEVAAALQKLGEDYAARDAGIELREIAGGHMLVTTAAQSEWVGRLLRGKKRMRLSRAALETMAIIAYKQPVTKTEVESIRGVDSSAVLGTLLERTLVTIRGRSKVVGRPLLYGTTQEFLDYFGLKDLSELPRPEELRALVAAREPEQLDMMELEVVSQVATDLAAGEAAGSGFLRHEVEPLEELENESPSAAENDEAESASPPPLAAELEP, encoded by the coding sequence ATGCCACCGTCGAACCTGCTGGCGGCAACTGAAGCGCTGCTGTTCTCATCGGATCAGCCTCTCCCGCTGAGCCTGCTCTGCGAGTCGCTCGAGGCCGCGCCCGAAGAGGTGGCGGCGGCGCTCCAGAAGCTCGGCGAGGACTACGCGGCGCGTGATGCCGGCATCGAGCTGCGCGAGATCGCGGGCGGCCACATGCTGGTGACCACCGCCGCTCAGTCCGAGTGGGTCGGCCGGCTGCTGCGCGGCAAGAAGCGGATGCGGCTCTCGCGCGCCGCGCTCGAGACCATGGCGATCATCGCTTACAAGCAGCCGGTGACGAAAACCGAGGTCGAATCCATTCGCGGCGTGGATTCGAGCGCCGTGCTCGGCACCCTGCTCGAGCGCACCCTGGTCACGATTCGCGGTCGCTCGAAGGTGGTCGGCCGGCCGCTGCTTTACGGCACGACCCAGGAATTCCTCGACTACTTCGGGCTCAAGGACCTCAGCGAGCTGCCGCGGCCCGAGGAGCTTCGGGCGCTGGTCGCGGCGCGCGAGCCCGAGCAGCTCGACATGATGGAACTGGAGGTCGTCTCGCAGGTCGCCACCGATCTCGCCGCCGGAGAGGCCGCCGGGAGCGGCTTCCTGCGCCATGAAGTGGAGCCGCTCGAGGAGCTCGAGAACGAGTCCCCGAGCGCGGCGGAGAACGACGAGGCCGAGTCGGCGTCGCCTCCTCCGCTGGCCGCGGAACTCGAGCCCTGA
- a CDS encoding peroxiredoxin — MREFRALHEHFRAAGATIAGVTTDSIESCRDWAARLQLPYPLLSDERRLAGREFHVMRELGIGGWKIDLFRRTTFLADRHGVVRAIWTRVGVRRHGREVLKFVRTLEAARLTGAMEPPPDSPRAPGAPSAPPA, encoded by the coding sequence ATGCGCGAGTTTCGCGCGCTCCATGAACACTTCCGCGCCGCGGGCGCGACGATCGCCGGCGTCACCACCGATTCGATCGAGAGCTGCCGTGACTGGGCCGCTCGACTCCAGCTTCCCTATCCCCTGCTGTCGGACGAGCGCCGGCTCGCGGGGCGCGAGTTCCATGTCATGCGCGAACTGGGAATTGGCGGCTGGAAGATCGACCTGTTTCGCCGCACCACGTTCCTGGCCGACCGCCACGGAGTGGTGCGCGCGATCTGGACGCGAGTCGGCGTGCGCCGGCACGGCCGCGAAGTGCTGAAATTCGTGCGCACGCTGGAAGCCGCGCGCCTCACGGGCGCGATGGAGCCGCCGCCGGACTCGCCTCGGGCGCCGGGCGCGCCTTCAGCACCACCAGCGTGA